A single region of the Arthrobacter sp. V1I7 genome encodes:
- a CDS encoding DUF4011 domain-containing protein: protein MSVGQGHHEGSEELRKWLSGLKPVTGADTMLRFTKTPEGSIDLTHAHPSGLAQLMAGRRTRLSTLIRDRQQFVVAARASRNLRSKIFELSNDRGIDAGYLSAGTVVWTSAVGGKPQRVSAPVMLIAVSLTVRPGEDDYELQLTEQARINPALIRHLKTVHGIVFDVNAVTRMAYSTARFDPQPVLDRLGTLIQPIHGAEVEHNLLVSTFADLSGNLEDPWINENNALVAALARAATGAPGEVPELKPGRFPSTDVRSPAEELLLLDADADQQYVVDAVRAGDSLAVSSPPGTGQTQTAINTIGALVDEGKTVLVVGDRRAGLAEISAQLETLGLDSMLLQLSGNAAPLQLKGQLVRAIVRNEKSLEPQLSNLHTTLIEHRHALMDHVASLHNVRQRWGCSPYEAMQSLAELTSIQPAPATTVRLKRSVLDNIRDREELAGRLRRAAELGSFSRASTTSPWHGARLLTRKETQEAQQVAVSVAEKLPLLRERMNGVADHAEIRLGNTFSEWGEQIELLVAVRESLDKFTPDIFDRPVHDLISATASSSWRRERNIEMPSMQRSRLRRVAKEYVRPGVHISDLHSSLVLVQDQRAAWSGYATTQRHPAVPSGLADISALYRELGAELFDLGLAVKHTAGGGELLSTPYEELLERLELLVSDTGTLETLPERTLLVENMREHGLGELLADLAEREVPAESVAAELELAWWQSALEAMISGDDYLAMSDGDALRQLEAEYRLADNAHIASGAARLRWKLAERWRAAISENPRQADLLRSLLKDGRVTPAALAGQAPELLPKLVPVWSVSPYLMSGLLPIEQRFDAVVILDAEATSLQAVLPAIARSRQVIAFGDDQIASPRTFTVGVERLAAGESSHQGADSAYKALTAVLPVWKLRNVYRAVDEDLVRQLSKAFYQGGLRRLPEGQSATGLDRALTLEYLPDGTGLPSADQDGVESVVAEVNRAVELVFEHARLRPRTSLAVVTGSLRHAARIGESIRLQLPNHPLLASFFTAGDESFRVVDLDRAQGLVRDHVIFSPGYGRTPHGRALHNLGPLSAEGGRAKFALAMTRARRSLHVLSCFRPEDLDVTRLSHGAVDFYELLDREITGNSDLGSPASRAAASEQALGADPLVADLGDRLRARGARVWHQYDGVLNMVAAADPLQTIGQDDAEIPRPVAIESDGTEQYRRMTVRERSRLRPQQLERLGWRYMPLWTIEVFTDPSACADRIGGYLGLEKPVASSRHRSSPGFFDDDVEHLAVNDAQATAAQATAARSASAPDTSAPGTAAPVAPASFAAGTATNGLQDGEQQQAAAIVIKEADRMSADGDIQNTSTPESGRAGSAGADADFAEADFVGAGVRDERGANDARAEQIAAEQIAAEAGALAAEAPGSVGVPAPAGSSVVAADVLPNKAAEDDPRRWGDRPDSYDHDSWLQEQKPPHWG, encoded by the coding sequence GTGTCAGTTGGTCAAGGCCACCACGAGGGCTCCGAGGAGCTCAGGAAATGGCTGTCGGGGCTCAAACCCGTCACGGGGGCAGATACGATGCTGCGCTTCACCAAGACACCCGAGGGCTCCATCGACCTGACCCACGCGCACCCGTCCGGCCTGGCCCAGCTCATGGCAGGCCGGCGCACCCGGCTTTCCACCCTCATCAGGGACCGCCAGCAGTTCGTCGTCGCCGCCCGCGCCTCACGGAACCTGCGCTCCAAGATCTTCGAACTCTCGAACGACCGCGGCATCGACGCCGGATACTTGTCCGCCGGCACGGTCGTCTGGACGTCCGCCGTGGGGGGCAAACCGCAGCGCGTCTCGGCCCCCGTCATGCTCATCGCCGTTTCGCTCACCGTCCGGCCCGGCGAAGACGACTACGAACTCCAGCTGACTGAACAGGCCCGCATCAACCCGGCCCTGATCCGCCACCTGAAAACCGTCCACGGGATCGTTTTCGATGTCAATGCGGTCACCAGGATGGCGTACAGCACCGCCCGGTTTGATCCGCAGCCGGTCCTGGACCGCCTCGGCACGCTCATCCAGCCCATCCACGGTGCCGAGGTGGAACACAACCTCCTGGTCTCCACGTTCGCGGACCTCTCCGGGAACCTCGAGGATCCCTGGATTAACGAGAACAACGCACTCGTCGCGGCCCTGGCCCGCGCTGCCACCGGGGCGCCCGGGGAGGTGCCCGAACTCAAGCCGGGCCGCTTCCCGAGCACCGATGTTCGCAGCCCCGCCGAGGAACTGCTGCTGCTCGACGCCGATGCGGACCAGCAGTATGTCGTGGACGCCGTCCGGGCCGGGGACTCGCTCGCTGTGAGCAGTCCGCCGGGGACGGGTCAGACCCAGACCGCTATCAACACGATCGGCGCGCTCGTCGACGAGGGAAAGACCGTGCTGGTGGTGGGGGACAGGCGCGCCGGCCTGGCGGAGATCTCCGCCCAGCTGGAGACGCTCGGCCTCGATTCCATGCTCCTCCAGCTTTCCGGCAACGCAGCGCCGCTGCAGCTCAAGGGTCAACTGGTCCGCGCCATCGTCCGCAACGAGAAGTCCCTCGAACCGCAGCTCAGCAACCTGCACACCACGCTCATCGAGCACCGTCACGCCCTCATGGACCACGTCGCATCGCTGCATAACGTCCGCCAGCGCTGGGGCTGCTCGCCGTACGAGGCGATGCAGTCGCTGGCCGAGCTGACCTCCATCCAACCCGCGCCGGCCACCACGGTGCGGCTGAAGCGCAGCGTGCTGGACAACATCCGGGACCGTGAGGAACTGGCCGGAAGGCTCCGCCGGGCTGCCGAACTGGGCAGTTTCAGCCGTGCATCGACCACCAGCCCCTGGCACGGGGCACGGCTGCTGACCCGGAAGGAAACCCAGGAAGCGCAGCAGGTCGCCGTGTCCGTGGCGGAGAAGCTGCCGCTCCTGCGCGAACGCATGAACGGCGTCGCGGACCACGCCGAAATCCGGCTCGGCAACACGTTTTCCGAGTGGGGCGAGCAGATCGAACTCCTCGTCGCCGTGCGCGAAAGCCTTGACAAATTCACTCCGGATATCTTCGACCGTCCGGTCCACGACCTCATTTCCGCGACCGCTTCTTCCTCCTGGCGGCGTGAGCGGAACATCGAGATGCCGTCCATGCAGCGCTCCCGCCTGCGCCGTGTCGCGAAGGAATATGTCCGCCCGGGCGTCCACATCTCCGATCTCCACAGCTCGCTCGTCCTCGTCCAGGACCAGCGGGCCGCCTGGTCTGGCTACGCCACGACCCAGCGCCACCCGGCGGTCCCCTCCGGGCTCGCCGACATCTCGGCCCTCTACCGTGAACTCGGGGCCGAGCTGTTTGACCTGGGACTGGCCGTCAAGCACACCGCAGGCGGCGGCGAGCTGCTGTCCACCCCGTACGAAGAGCTATTGGAGCGACTGGAACTTCTGGTCTCCGACACCGGTACGCTGGAGACCCTTCCGGAGCGGACCCTGCTCGTGGAGAACATGCGTGAGCATGGTCTTGGCGAACTGCTCGCCGACCTGGCCGAGCGTGAAGTGCCGGCGGAATCGGTGGCGGCCGAACTCGAACTGGCGTGGTGGCAGTCCGCCCTGGAAGCCATGATCAGTGGCGACGACTACCTCGCCATGTCCGACGGCGACGCGCTGCGCCAGCTGGAGGCCGAATACCGCCTCGCTGACAACGCCCACATCGCCAGCGGCGCTGCCCGGCTGCGCTGGAAGCTTGCCGAGCGCTGGCGGGCGGCCATCTCGGAGAACCCGCGGCAGGCGGACCTGCTGCGCAGCCTCCTAAAGGACGGGCGCGTGACCCCCGCCGCTTTGGCCGGGCAGGCCCCGGAACTGCTGCCCAAGCTGGTGCCCGTCTGGTCCGTCAGCCCTTACCTGATGTCCGGGTTGCTGCCGATCGAGCAGAGGTTCGACGCCGTGGTCATCCTCGACGCCGAGGCGACTTCATTGCAGGCCGTCCTGCCTGCCATCGCGCGCTCCCGGCAGGTCATCGCCTTCGGCGACGACCAGATCGCCAGCCCCAGGACTTTCACCGTCGGCGTGGAGCGGCTCGCCGCCGGCGAAAGCTCGCACCAGGGCGCTGATAGCGCCTACAAGGCCCTGACAGCCGTGCTGCCGGTCTGGAAATTGCGGAATGTCTACCGGGCGGTCGACGAAGACCTCGTGCGGCAGCTGAGCAAAGCGTTCTACCAAGGCGGGCTCCGTCGGCTTCCCGAAGGCCAATCCGCCACCGGGCTGGACCGCGCGCTGACCCTTGAATACCTGCCGGACGGCACCGGACTGCCGAGCGCGGACCAAGACGGGGTCGAATCCGTCGTCGCCGAAGTGAACCGCGCCGTCGAGCTTGTCTTCGAACATGCCCGCCTCCGTCCCCGCACTTCGCTGGCCGTTGTCACCGGCAGCCTCCGCCATGCCGCCCGGATCGGGGAGTCCATCCGGCTGCAGCTGCCTAACCATCCGCTGCTGGCAAGCTTCTTCACCGCAGGCGATGAATCCTTCCGGGTGGTGGACCTGGACCGCGCCCAGGGCCTGGTCCGTGACCATGTCATCTTCTCCCCGGGGTATGGACGCACCCCGCACGGTCGCGCCCTGCACAACCTCGGCCCCCTCTCGGCGGAGGGCGGAAGGGCCAAGTTTGCCCTTGCGATGACCCGCGCCCGCCGCTCCCTGCATGTCCTCAGCTGCTTCCGGCCGGAGGATCTTGACGTGACCCGGCTGAGCCATGGAGCCGTGGACTTCTACGAACTGCTGGACCGGGAAATAACCGGAAACTCCGATCTCGGTAGCCCCGCATCGCGGGCGGCCGCCAGCGAGCAGGCCCTGGGCGCCGACCCGCTCGTTGCCGATCTTGGTGACCGGCTCCGGGCCCGCGGCGCCCGGGTCTGGCACCAGTACGACGGCGTCCTCAACATGGTGGCCGCCGCCGACCCCCTGCAGACGATCGGGCAGGACGACGCCGAGATCCCGCGGCCCGTGGCGATCGAATCCGACGGAACCGAACAGTACCGGCGGATGACAGTGCGGGAACGCAGCAGGCTCCGGCCGCAGCAGCTGGAGCGGCTGGGCTGGCGGTACATGCCACTATGGACCATCGAGGTGTTCACCGACCCGTCCGCCTGTGCTGACCGGATCGGCGGGTACCTGGGCCTGGAAAAGCCGGTGGCGTCCAGCCGCCACCGGTCCTCGCCGGGCTTCTTCGACGACGACGTGGAACATCTGGCCGTCAACGATGCGCAGGCCACGGCCGCGCAGGCCACGGCGGCGCGGTCCGCGTCCGCGCCGGATACGTCCGCGCCGGGTACTGCCGCGCCGGTTGCCCCCGCTTCTTTTGCCGCAGGGACAGCAACCAACGGCTTACAGGATGGAGAGCAGCAGCAAGCAGCAGCAATAGTCATTAAGGAGGCCGACCGCATGAGCGCAGACGGCGACATTCAGAACACCAGCACCCCGGAATCCGGTCGGGCCGGCAGCGCCGGGGCCGACGCGGACTTCGCCGAAGCGGACTTTGTCGGCGCGGGAGTTCGCGACGAACGGGGCGCCAACGACGCTCGCGCCGAACAGATCGCCGCCGAACAGATCGCCGCCGAGGCGGGCGCACTCGCAGCGGAGGCGCCGGGCAGCGTGGGCGTGCCCGCTCCGGCGGGCAGCAGCGTGGTGGCCGCCGACGTGCTGCCGAACAAGGCGGCTGAGGACGACCCGCGGCGCTGGGGCGACCGGCCCGACAGCTACGACCATGATTCCTGGCTGCAGGAACAAAAGCCCCCGCACTGGGGCTAG